Proteins co-encoded in one Actinomycetota bacterium genomic window:
- a CDS encoding nuclear transport factor 2 family protein: MESQVLEAYERLVSAFREGRWDDKFACFAPNATVLDGAQWFGTLNEYRSAWERWAAGQQDGSDVLSVETSVMKLHMLGDVAVLVHSIQMRQRTNQGEETAHERETIVFAKEPDGRWLVVHQHLSPQPD, from the coding sequence ATGGAGAGCCAGGTCCTCGAGGCGTACGAGCGACTCGTGTCCGCGTTTCGCGAAGGCCGATGGGATGACAAGTTCGCGTGCTTCGCCCCCAATGCGACGGTCTTGGACGGCGCGCAGTGGTTCGGCACGTTGAACGAGTACAGGTCCGCGTGGGAGCGATGGGCAGCGGGGCAGCAGGACGGCTCGGACGTTCTGTCGGTTGAGACCAGCGTCATGAAGCTCCACATGCTCGGCGACGTAGCCGTCCTGGTGCATTCGATCCAAATGCGCCAGCGAACCAACCAAGGCGAGGAGACGGCTCACGAACGAGAGACCATCGTGTTCGCCAAGGAGCCCGACGGCAGGTGGCTGGTGGTGCATCAGCATCTGTCGCCCCAACCGGACTAG
- a CDS encoding histidine kinase: MTARSARTVAWSVGLASIAFMIGGLAFRFVDRSTTLPRVSDAWSVGGVFDVAANVCVPIFGIVIASRRRDNPIGWLLLIAGAALSISSFARSYALHALVADPNSLPAGRAVAWLGTWIEPIAICLLPWLFLLFPTGRLPSARWRPLAWVCAAILVLAPASMLVFATAIWERPFIDFEDAVSKGGVATIAVVLVTVSVVALVLAVFASAVSLIARFRSSVGEERLQLKWFVSAAAVVAVSFCVAIFADTASTGLVFNASLVVLDGSIAVAMLRYHLYDIDVLIGKAIVYGLLGAFITVVYVVVVVVIGAIFGPTEGLALIATAIVAVAAHPVRERARHAANRLVYGKRATPYEVLSGFSESVAAAYAGEDILPRMARLLAEGTGATQATVWLRVRSALRPDATWPTEGDPGPSRPLVNGELPSFPGAAAAVPVRHGDELLGALTVSKPPRDPIRPAEEKLIEELSVQAGLVLNDFRLIEDLRSSRQRLVAAQDEERRRLERNLHDGAQQQLVALAVKVRLAENLIGKDEEQRRALQAIEHDAQEALDSLRDLARGIYPPLLADRGLQPALEAQARRTPVPVAFEFDGVERYPPDIEAAIYFFVLEALQNVAKYAEASSVTIQLREWEGDIDVSVIDDGKGFDPEATPLGMGLQNMSDRLAALGGRLEIKSVPGRGTNVFGRVPIPAA, from the coding sequence GTGACGGCACGCAGTGCACGCACCGTTGCCTGGTCGGTCGGCCTGGCGTCGATCGCGTTCATGATCGGCGGGCTCGCCTTCCGGTTCGTCGACCGGTCGACGACGCTTCCACGCGTGTCGGACGCCTGGAGCGTCGGGGGTGTGTTCGACGTCGCGGCGAACGTCTGCGTTCCAATCTTCGGCATCGTCATTGCGTCGCGTCGACGCGACAACCCGATTGGTTGGCTGCTGCTCATCGCAGGTGCCGCCCTCTCGATCTCGAGCTTCGCGCGCTCGTATGCGCTCCACGCTCTGGTGGCCGACCCGAACTCGCTCCCGGCGGGGCGTGCGGTCGCGTGGCTTGGGACGTGGATCGAGCCGATCGCCATCTGTCTGTTGCCGTGGCTCTTCCTGTTGTTCCCGACCGGTCGTCTGCCTTCCGCACGCTGGCGACCGCTCGCGTGGGTATGCGCTGCGATCTTGGTCCTGGCGCCGGCGAGCATGCTGGTGTTCGCCACAGCGATCTGGGAGCGTCCGTTCATCGACTTCGAGGACGCCGTCTCGAAGGGAGGCGTCGCCACAATTGCGGTGGTCCTCGTCACCGTATCGGTCGTGGCGCTCGTCCTCGCCGTCTTCGCATCCGCCGTATCGCTCATCGCGCGGTTCCGCAGTTCGGTCGGCGAGGAACGACTCCAGCTGAAGTGGTTCGTGAGCGCGGCCGCCGTCGTCGCCGTGTCGTTCTGCGTCGCGATCTTCGCGGACACAGCCAGTACCGGTCTGGTCTTCAACGCCTCGCTGGTCGTGCTCGACGGCTCGATCGCCGTCGCCATGCTCAGATACCACCTGTACGACATCGACGTCCTGATCGGGAAGGCGATCGTGTACGGCCTGCTCGGCGCGTTCATCACGGTCGTCTACGTCGTGGTTGTCGTCGTGATCGGCGCGATATTCGGTCCCACCGAGGGTCTCGCGCTGATCGCCACCGCGATCGTCGCCGTCGCCGCGCACCCGGTGCGAGAGCGAGCGCGACACGCGGCGAATCGGCTCGTATACGGCAAGCGGGCGACGCCGTACGAGGTGCTGTCCGGATTCTCCGAAAGCGTCGCGGCGGCTTACGCGGGCGAGGACATCCTGCCTCGCATGGCGAGATTGTTGGCCGAGGGAACCGGCGCGACACAAGCCACCGTGTGGCTCCGCGTGCGGTCGGCGCTGCGGCCCGACGCGACGTGGCCGACCGAAGGCGATCCGGGTCCTTCGAGACCGCTCGTGAACGGCGAGCTGCCTTCGTTTCCCGGCGCGGCCGCTGCCGTCCCCGTGCGGCACGGCGACGAGCTGCTCGGTGCGCTCACCGTGTCGAAGCCGCCGCGGGACCCGATCCGACCGGCGGAGGAGAAGTTGATCGAGGAGCTGAGCGTGCAAGCGGGGCTCGTGCTCAACGACTTCCGCTTGATCGAGGACCTCCGTTCGTCGCGGCAGCGTCTTGTAGCCGCACAAGACGAAGAACGCCGCCGTCTGGAACGGAATCTGCACGACGGTGCACAGCAGCAACTGGTGGCGCTGGCAGTCAAGGTTCGCCTCGCAGAGAACCTCATCGGGAAAGACGAGGAGCAACGCCGGGCACTTCAGGCGATCGAGCACGACGCGCAGGAGGCCTTGGACAGCCTTCGGGACCTTGCACGGGGGATCTATCCGCCGCTGCTCGCCGACCGTGGACTCCAGCCGGCCCTCGAAGCGCAGGCGCGGCGGACGCCAGTGCCTGTCGCGTTCGAGTTCGACGGGGTCGAGCGGTATCCGCCCGATATCGAGGCTGCGATCTACTTCTTCGTGCTCGAGGCGCTCCAGAACGTAGCGAAGTACGCGGAGGCGTCGAGCGTGACGATCCAACTGCGCGAGTGGGAAGGCGACATCGACGTGTCCGTAATCGACGACGGCAAAGGCTTCGACCCGGAGGCGACCCCGCTCGGAATGGGGCTGCAGAACATGAGCGATCGCCTTGCCGCACTCGGCGGACGCCTGGAGATCAAGTCGGTTCCGGGCCGCGGCACGAACGTCTTTGGTCGGGTCCCAATCCCTGCAGCATAA
- a CDS encoding alpha-1,4-glucan--maltose-1-phosphate maltosyltransferase — MVVEGLWPEIDAGRFPVKRVVGEDVWVEADVFADGHDLVAAVLRHRSSVETNWREVRMQDIGNDRFRGCFTVDELGEFLYTVVGWIDLFASWRRDLRKKVDAGRDVAVDLLVGAELIAAASRRAEGSDRDALKAAVKELKGEPAAARDAAFDEVLRDLMSRYPDRRHEGSFPRELRVIGDPPLARFGAWYELFPRSTASVPGNHGTFDDVIARLPYIEKLGFDVLYLPPIHPIAHERRKGKNNAAISKPDDPGSPWAIGAAEGGHTAVHPDLGTLDDLQRLVVAARERGIEVALDIAFQVTPEHPWVREHPEWFRHRPDGTIQHAENPPKVYEDIYPIDFETNDRAALWEALRDVFLFWCEHGVRTFRVDNPHTKPFAFWEWALAEVKAAHPDAIFLSEAFTRPKVMYRLSKLGFTQSYTYFAWKTEKQDLTDYLIELTRTGAVEFFRPNFWPNTPDILHAYLQTGRRSAFASRLVLAATLASSYGIYGPAFELMEHTPPEPGSEEYLNSEKYEIRTWDLDRKDSLAPLVTRINEIRRENPALHDIRRLRFHGIDNQQLIAYSKTTEDYSNVILVVVNLDPRNPQSGWTSLDLGELGVGPMDSFEVEDLLTGASHTWQGSSNFVRLDAGGEPAHVFRVQPRRTSKETAR, encoded by the coding sequence GTGGTCGTGGAGGGCCTGTGGCCCGAGATCGACGCCGGACGGTTCCCCGTCAAGCGCGTCGTCGGTGAGGACGTCTGGGTCGAGGCGGATGTGTTCGCCGACGGCCATGACCTTGTCGCCGCGGTGCTGCGCCATCGGTCGTCAGTCGAGACGAATTGGCGCGAGGTCCGCATGCAAGACATCGGCAACGACCGGTTCCGAGGCTGCTTCACCGTCGACGAGCTCGGCGAGTTCCTCTACACCGTCGTCGGATGGATCGACCTGTTCGCGTCGTGGAGGCGCGACCTTCGAAAGAAGGTGGACGCAGGCAGAGACGTGGCAGTCGACCTTCTCGTCGGCGCCGAACTGATCGCGGCGGCCTCTCGCCGCGCCGAGGGCTCCGACCGCGACGCGCTCAAGGCGGCCGTCAAAGAGCTGAAGGGCGAACCGGCGGCTGCGCGCGACGCTGCATTCGACGAGGTCCTCCGCGACCTCATGAGCCGGTACCCCGACCGGCGGCACGAGGGCTCGTTCCCGCGTGAGCTCCGCGTGATCGGCGATCCTCCGCTTGCCCGGTTCGGGGCATGGTACGAGCTGTTCCCCCGTTCGACCGCGTCCGTTCCCGGCAACCACGGAACCTTCGACGACGTGATCGCCCGCCTCCCGTATATCGAGAAGCTCGGGTTCGACGTGCTCTACCTGCCACCGATCCATCCGATCGCGCACGAGCGTCGCAAGGGCAAGAACAACGCGGCGATCTCCAAGCCCGATGACCCCGGTAGCCCGTGGGCGATCGGCGCTGCAGAGGGCGGACACACGGCGGTCCATCCCGACCTCGGAACGCTCGACGATCTGCAACGGCTCGTCGTCGCGGCGCGCGAGCGCGGCATCGAGGTCGCCCTCGACATCGCGTTCCAGGTCACGCCGGAGCACCCGTGGGTACGCGAGCATCCCGAGTGGTTCCGCCACCGCCCCGACGGCACGATCCAGCACGCCGAGAACCCGCCGAAGGTCTACGAGGACATCTATCCGATCGACTTCGAGACGAACGACCGTGCCGCGCTGTGGGAGGCGCTTCGCGACGTGTTTCTGTTCTGGTGTGAGCACGGCGTCCGGACGTTCCGGGTCGACAACCCGCACACGAAGCCGTTCGCGTTCTGGGAGTGGGCGCTCGCCGAGGTGAAGGCGGCGCACCCCGACGCGATCTTCCTGTCCGAGGCGTTCACGCGCCCGAAGGTGATGTACCGGCTGTCGAAGCTCGGGTTCACCCAGTCGTACACGTACTTCGCGTGGAAGACCGAGAAGCAAGATCTGACCGACTACCTGATCGAGCTCACGAGAACCGGTGCGGTCGAGTTCTTCCGTCCCAACTTCTGGCCGAACACCCCTGACATCCTTCACGCGTACCTGCAGACAGGCAGGCGTTCTGCGTTCGCGTCGCGGCTGGTACTCGCGGCGACGCTCGCTTCGTCGTACGGGATCTACGGTCCGGCATTCGAGCTGATGGAGCACACGCCTCCCGAGCCGGGCTCCGAGGAGTACCTCAACTCGGAGAAGTACGAGATCCGGACGTGGGACCTCGACAGGAAGGACAGCCTTGCCCCCCTGGTCACGAGGATCAACGAGATCCGCCGCGAGAACCCGGCGCTGCACGACATCCGGCGGTTGCGGTTCCATGGAATCGACAACCAGCAGCTCATCGCGTACAGCAAAACGACCGAGGACTATTCCAACGTGATCCTCGTCGTCGTGAACCTCGACCCACGGAATCCACAGTCGGGATGGACGAGCCTCGACCTCGGTGAGCTCGGCGTCGGTCCGATGGACTCGTTCGAAGTCGAGGATCTGCTCACCGGCGCGAGCCACACCTGGCAGGGCTCATCGAACTTCGTGCGGCTCGACGCTGGGGGCGAGCCGGCGCACGTGTTTCGGGTTCAACCGCGGCGTACCTCCAAGGAGACGGCACGTTGA
- the treS gene encoding maltose alpha-D-glucosyltransferase, translating into MRDPLWYRDAIIYELHVRAFQDSGADGIGDFRGLTRRLNYLADLGVTALWLLPFYPSPLRDDGYDIADYTSVHPAYGTVRDFRAFLRAAHERGLRVITEVVMNHTSDQHPWFVRSRKAAAGTVERDFYVWSDTSERYREARVIFKDFESSNWAYDQTTGQYYWHRFYSHQPDLNFDNPHVRRAMFDVVEFWLDIGVDGLRLDAVPYLFERRGTNGENLPETHEFLKSLRAHIDSRYQDRMLLAEANQWPEDAVSYFGDGDECNMAFHFPLMPRMFMALRMEDRFPVIDILEQTPPIPDNARWALFLRNHDELTLEMVTDEERDYMYRVYAQDPQARINLGIRRRLAPLLRNDRRLIEVINGLLFSLPGTPVIYYGDEIGMGDNIYLGDRNGVRTPMQWSADRNAGFSRVNPQQLYLPVVVGPEYHYESLNVEAQQDNPRSLLWWMKRLIALRKRSAALSRGTLEFLYPENRRILVFIRQHEDERILVVVNLARSVQYVELDLSAYRGLVPHELFGATEFPSIGELPYFLTLGPHSFYWFRLQPQTIDVDLGAARRPPELEVAGSWRNVFAKANRPALEEALPAFLLGSRWFGGKARRIRSAEIVETIPVGDDSQIVGVIGLVSVEYAEGDPETYVLPLACASVERTPDLLEYQARSVLARLRTREGERALFDGVGDPKVARALLEAIRRRRRLGADGARIDAVPTKAFRRLAGPPDDSVDPRPLQAEQSNSSVLFGDRLVLKLYRRLEQGVNPDLEIGRFLTDRANFEHIAPVAGGLELRRGPGQPLTLGILHGYVPNEGDAWSFTLDRVRGYLEGVLARAAAHPDLNPPEPTLHDVVSSGVPDIAVETIESYLESARLLGRRTAEMHLALAGEQEDPAFAPEPVTPFEQRSLYQSLRGVANRTMLVLRSHPDLVGADQLLALERPIFERLRSVLDIRITGSRIRIHGDFHLGQVLYTGRDFVIIDFEGEPARSIGERRIKRLPLVDVAGMVRSFHYAAHVAARAGDLVEPEQAVRVAPWVRLWYVSVAGTFLREYLDIVESTSFHARTREEFRVLLDGYMLGKALYEVSYEANNRPEWLPIPVTGVVELLKEPQ; encoded by the coding sequence ATGCGCGACCCGCTCTGGTACCGCGACGCGATCATCTACGAGTTGCACGTGCGCGCGTTCCAGGACTCGGGCGCCGATGGCATCGGGGACTTCCGCGGTCTCACCCGAAGGCTCAACTACCTCGCCGACCTCGGCGTGACGGCGCTGTGGTTGTTGCCGTTCTACCCGTCGCCCCTCCGGGACGACGGCTACGACATCGCCGACTACACGTCCGTGCATCCGGCGTACGGGACGGTTCGCGACTTCCGAGCGTTCCTCCGGGCTGCGCACGAGCGCGGCCTGCGGGTGATCACCGAGGTGGTCATGAACCACACGTCCGATCAGCACCCGTGGTTCGTGCGTTCGCGCAAAGCCGCTGCCGGCACCGTCGAGCGCGACTTCTACGTGTGGAGCGACACGAGTGAGCGCTACCGCGAGGCGCGAGTGATCTTCAAGGACTTCGAGTCGTCGAACTGGGCGTACGACCAGACGACCGGGCAGTACTACTGGCACCGGTTCTACTCGCACCAACCGGACCTGAACTTCGACAACCCGCACGTGCGTCGCGCGATGTTCGACGTCGTCGAGTTCTGGCTCGACATCGGCGTGGACGGGCTCCGCCTGGACGCGGTCCCGTACCTGTTCGAACGGCGGGGGACCAACGGCGAGAACCTGCCCGAGACGCACGAGTTCCTGAAGTCTCTCCGTGCGCACATCGACAGCCGGTATCAGGACCGGATGCTGCTCGCCGAGGCCAACCAGTGGCCCGAGGACGCCGTCTCGTACTTCGGCGACGGCGACGAGTGCAACATGGCGTTCCATTTCCCGCTCATGCCGCGGATGTTCATGGCCCTTCGGATGGAGGACCGCTTTCCGGTGATCGACATCCTCGAGCAGACGCCTCCCATCCCCGACAACGCGAGATGGGCGCTGTTCCTTCGCAACCATGACGAGCTGACCCTGGAGATGGTCACCGACGAGGAGCGCGACTACATGTACCGGGTGTACGCGCAGGATCCGCAGGCGCGGATCAACTTGGGGATCCGGCGGCGACTGGCGCCGCTGCTCCGAAACGATCGTCGCTTGATCGAGGTGATCAACGGGCTCCTGTTCTCGCTGCCGGGGACACCGGTCATCTACTACGGCGACGAGATCGGGATGGGCGACAACATCTACCTCGGCGACCGCAACGGCGTGCGGACGCCGATGCAGTGGAGCGCGGACCGGAACGCGGGATTCAGCCGAGTGAACCCTCAGCAGCTGTACCTACCCGTCGTCGTGGGACCGGAGTACCACTACGAGTCGCTGAACGTCGAGGCCCAGCAGGACAACCCGCGGTCGCTGCTGTGGTGGATGAAGCGACTGATCGCGCTGCGGAAGCGTTCGGCCGCGCTGTCTCGGGGGACGCTCGAGTTCCTGTACCCGGAGAACCGCCGGATCCTCGTCTTCATCCGTCAGCACGAGGACGAACGGATCCTGGTCGTGGTGAACCTCGCGCGCTCGGTCCAGTACGTCGAGCTCGACCTGTCCGCGTACCGAGGCCTGGTGCCGCACGAGCTGTTCGGGGCGACGGAATTCCCCTCGATCGGGGAGCTCCCGTACTTCCTCACGCTCGGACCGCACTCCTTCTACTGGTTCAGGCTGCAGCCCCAGACGATCGACGTCGATCTCGGCGCGGCGCGTCGTCCTCCCGAGCTCGAGGTCGCTGGGTCGTGGCGGAACGTGTTCGCCAAGGCGAATCGTCCTGCACTCGAGGAGGCTCTGCCGGCGTTCCTGCTTGGCTCCCGTTGGTTCGGCGGCAAGGCGCGGAGGATCCGGTCGGCCGAGATCGTCGAAACGATCCCGGTCGGGGACGACTCGCAGATCGTCGGCGTGATCGGGCTCGTGTCGGTGGAGTACGCGGAGGGCGACCCCGAGACATACGTTCTGCCGCTCGCGTGCGCGTCGGTCGAACGAACGCCGGATCTCCTCGAGTACCAGGCGCGGTCGGTCCTCGCCCGTCTTCGGACGCGCGAGGGCGAGCGCGCGTTGTTCGATGGGGTCGGCGACCCGAAGGTGGCGCGGGCGTTGCTGGAGGCGATCCGGCGCCGGCGGCGGCTCGGGGCCGACGGCGCTCGCATCGACGCGGTTCCCACGAAGGCGTTCCGCCGGCTGGCCGGACCACCCGACGACTCGGTCGACCCCCGGCCATTGCAGGCGGAACAGAGCAACTCGTCGGTGCTCTTCGGCGACAGACTCGTCCTGAAGCTGTACCGCCGGCTCGAGCAGGGAGTGAACCCGGACCTCGAGATCGGACGGTTCCTGACCGACCGCGCGAACTTCGAGCACATCGCCCCGGTCGCCGGTGGGCTCGAGCTCCGAAGGGGACCGGGTCAGCCGCTGACCCTCGGGATCCTCCATGGATACGTGCCGAACGAGGGCGACGCGTGGTCGTTCACGCTCGACCGGGTTCGGGGATACCTCGAGGGCGTGCTCGCCCGTGCGGCCGCGCACCCCGACCTCAACCCGCCAGAACCGACGCTTCACGACGTCGTGAGTTCCGGCGTTCCCGACATCGCGGTCGAGACGATCGAGTCGTACCTGGAGTCCGCTCGACTCCTCGGACGTCGAACCGCCGAGATGCACCTCGCCCTGGCGGGCGAGCAGGAGGATCCGGCGTTCGCGCCGGAGCCGGTGACGCCCTTCGAGCAGCGGTCGCTGTACCAGTCGCTCCGAGGCGTCGCGAACCGCACGATGCTGGTCCTTCGTTCGCACCCCGATCTCGTAGGCGCCGATCAGCTCCTGGCCCTCGAACGGCCCATCTTCGAACGACTGCGCTCGGTCCTCGATATCCGCATCACCGGTTCGAGGATCCGGATCCACGGCGACTTCCACCTCGGACAGGTTCTGTACACGGGGCGCGATTTCGTGATCATCGACTTCGAGGGGGAGCCGGCTCGCTCGATCGGCGAACGCCGAATCAAACGTCTCCCGCTCGTCGACGTCGCCGGCATGGTCCGTTCGTTCCACTACGCCGCCCACGTTGCGGCGCGCGCCGGCGACCTGGTCGAGCCCGAACAGGCGGTTCGGGTCGCCCCGTGGGTGCGCCTGTGGTACGTCTCGGTGGCCGGCACGTTCCTGCGCGAGTACCTCGACATCGTCGAGAGCACCTCGTTCCACGCGCGCACACGCGAGGAGTTTCGCGTCCTCCTCGACGGCTACATGCTCGGCAAGGCGCTGTACGAGGTGTCGTACGAGGCGAACAACCGACCCGAGTGGCTCCCCATCCCCGTCACCGGCGTCGTCGAACTGTTGAAGGAACCTCAGTGA
- the glgB gene encoding 1,4-alpha-glucan branching protein GlgB, which translates to MSLLTDQDLYLFNEGTHARLFERLGAHPTPIDGEPATYFAVWAPGAGSVSVIGDHNGWNRTADPLRPRGSSGIWEGVVPGATHGTIYKFHVASSDGRYRVDKGDPLAAFWEVPPRTGSVVWDTSYEWHDDDWMRGRRVVQAIDAPAAVYEVHLGSWMRDETGQMLGYRDTGRRLADHVKSLNFTHVELLPVMEHPFYGSWGYQTTGYFAPTSRYGAPQDLMAMIDLLHREGIGVILDWVPSHFASDEHGLAYFDGTHLYEHADPRQGFHPDWGSYIFNYGRNEVRSFLLSSAMHWLERYHADGLRVDAVASMLYLDYSRREGEWIPNERGGRENLRAVEFLRSMNTTLYGAHPDIQTIAEESTAWPGVSTPVDAGGLGFGYKWDMGWMHDTLLYLSKDPVYRTHQHDTITFRMLYAFDENFVLPLSHDEVVYGKGSLLAKMPGDDWQRFANLRLLYAYQFAQPGKKLLFMGGEIAQTTEWNHESGLDWSLLQRAPHEGVRRMVADVAALYRDEAAMHELDASPDGFEWVDASDRAASVISFLRKPRRGRPVLFVANFTPVPRHRYRVGVPVGGRWREVLNTDAETYGGSGQGNYGGLEADDVEMHGRPQSLALVLPPLGAVFLTPDGGSGGPRSEREGASVGPPEEGS; encoded by the coding sequence ATGTCGCTCCTGACCGACCAGGACCTGTACCTGTTCAACGAGGGAACGCACGCGCGTCTGTTCGAGCGGCTGGGAGCGCATCCGACGCCAATCGACGGCGAGCCGGCGACGTACTTCGCGGTGTGGGCGCCGGGAGCGGGATCGGTATCGGTGATCGGTGACCACAACGGGTGGAACCGCACCGCCGACCCGCTTCGCCCTCGCGGTTCGAGCGGTATCTGGGAGGGGGTCGTCCCGGGGGCGACGCACGGCACGATCTACAAGTTCCACGTCGCCTCGAGCGACGGCCGCTACCGAGTCGACAAGGGCGATCCGCTTGCGGCGTTCTGGGAGGTACCGCCGCGGACGGGAAGCGTGGTGTGGGACACGTCGTACGAGTGGCACGACGACGACTGGATGCGGGGTCGCCGCGTTGTCCAGGCCATCGACGCGCCGGCCGCCGTGTACGAGGTCCACCTCGGGTCATGGATGCGGGACGAAACCGGCCAGATGCTCGGCTATCGCGACACCGGACGTCGCCTCGCCGACCACGTCAAGTCGCTGAACTTCACGCATGTCGAGTTGCTCCCCGTGATGGAGCATCCGTTCTACGGGTCGTGGGGCTACCAGACGACGGGGTACTTCGCGCCCACGAGCCGGTATGGCGCGCCGCAGGACCTGATGGCGATGATCGACCTGCTGCATCGCGAGGGCATCGGCGTGATCCTGGACTGGGTGCCGTCGCATTTCGCCTCGGACGAGCACGGGCTGGCGTACTTCGACGGAACGCACCTGTACGAGCACGCCGACCCTCGTCAGGGGTTCCATCCGGACTGGGGGAGCTACATCTTCAACTACGGCCGGAACGAGGTGCGCTCCTTCCTGCTTTCGAGCGCGATGCACTGGCTCGAGCGGTACCACGCGGACGGTCTCCGCGTGGACGCCGTTGCGTCGATGCTCTACCTCGATTACTCGCGGCGCGAGGGAGAGTGGATACCGAACGAGCGCGGTGGGCGCGAGAACCTCCGGGCGGTCGAGTTCCTGCGCTCGATGAACACGACGCTCTACGGAGCACACCCCGACATCCAGACCATCGCGGAGGAGTCCACCGCGTGGCCGGGCGTCTCGACGCCTGTCGACGCCGGCGGCCTGGGGTTCGGATACAAGTGGGACATGGGGTGGATGCACGACACGCTGCTGTACTTGTCGAAGGATCCCGTCTACCGCACGCATCAGCACGACACGATCACGTTCCGGATGCTGTACGCGTTCGACGAGAACTTCGTCCTGCCGCTCTCCCACGACGAGGTCGTCTACGGCAAGGGCTCGCTGCTGGCGAAGATGCCGGGCGACGACTGGCAGCGGTTCGCGAATCTCCGCCTGCTTTACGCGTATCAGTTCGCCCAGCCAGGGAAGAAGCTCCTGTTCATGGGCGGCGAGATCGCGCAGACCACCGAGTGGAACCACGAGTCCGGCCTGGACTGGAGCCTCCTGCAGCGTGCGCCGCACGAGGGCGTGCGGCGCATGGTTGCAGACGTCGCCGCGCTGTATCGCGACGAGGCGGCGATGCACGAACTCGACGCGAGCCCTGACGGGTTCGAGTGGGTGGACGCGTCGGATCGCGCCGCGAGCGTCATCTCCTTCCTTCGCAAGCCTCGGAGGGGACGGCCGGTCCTGTTCGTTGCGAACTTCACGCCGGTACCGCGGCACCGCTACCGGGTCGGCGTTCCGGTGGGTGGCCGGTGGCGAGAGGTGCTGAACACCGACGCCGAGACCTACGGCGGGAGCGGGCAGGGGAACTACGGCGGCTTGGAAGCAGACGATGTCGAGATGCACGGGCGGCCGCAGTCGCTGGCCCTCGTCCTGCCGCCCCTCGGTGCGGTCTTCCTCACGCCGGACGGGGGGTCGGGGGGCCCAAGAAGCGAGCGCGAAGGCGCGAGCGTTGGCCCCCCGGAGGAAGGGTCCTGA